One Lasioglossum baleicum chromosome 6, iyLasBale1, whole genome shotgun sequence genomic window carries:
- the LOC143209932 gene encoding uncharacterized protein LOC143209932, with amino-acid sequence MIMSSNRCTCLKCLHPVCPHPDAQLPYDEVSHEVGESILAVRIPKRQRQFERSDESNELQQKLSFEFDCPDAEDETNCKPGCTKVHVVPDKTPPPKTADEESFSLRAQRQILYNDDLKNTLEIEFKAPRNYIPLAGVGPPPPIIIPKVLSRKRAKSKAGRKGRSKTTSSPKRKK; translated from the exons ATGATCATGTCGAGCAACCGATGCACCTGTCTGAAATGTCTACACCCGGTGTGCCCGCACCCCGACGCCCAGCTTCCGTACGACGAGGTGTCGCACGAGGTCGGAGAAAGCATTCTGGCTGTGAGAATACCGAAGCGGCAAAGGCAATTTGAGCGGTCGGACGAGTCGAACGAGCTGCAGCAAAAATTGAGCTTCGAGTTCGATTGCCCGGATGCTGAAG ATGAGACGAACTGCAAGCCGGGATGCACGAAGGTACACGTGGTACCGGACAAGACACCGCCACCGAAAACGGCTGACGAGGAGTCGTTCTCGTTGAGGGCGCAGAGACAAATTTTGTACAACGACGACCTTAAGAACACGCTCGAAATTGAATTTAAAGCGCCACGAAATTACATTCCTCTGGCCGGAGTTGGCCCGCCCCCGCCCATAATCATCCCGAAGGTCTTGTCCAGGAAGAGGGCCAAAAGTAAAGCGGGGCGAAAAGGAAGAAGCAAGACGACCAGTTCGCCGAAACGCAAAAAATAA